From a region of the Vanrija pseudolonga chromosome 2, complete sequence genome:
- the EMC2 gene encoding ER membrane protein complex subunit 2 yields the protein MSQADIDQLARWRTLGARNSEDVVRLAPGVLAAGGLGDTEWAVREQLAIAALDLGRIKLATTQINALESQFRASPRVDLLLGLKLEAVGDLERAGKVYSALLKTDATNVSAHQRIIALSATPTETIQRLLAYLDTFYADPAAWSLLAEAYANEGAYAQSLAALGHLQLLQTWDSQAVVRAGETAYTLKDYPLALKYFLRAVEMETPVAGKAEGHRSRAWWGVKLAAKRLLDPKHADTETSLPESERTSEAQLRKLDALATEQLLALGGANLAERRTVLGEAKAKR from the exons ATGTCCCAGGCCGACATAgaccagctcgcgcgctggcggacGCTCGGCGCACGGAACTCGGAGGACGTGGTGCGCCTGGCGCCGGGAGTGCTCGCCGcgggtgggctgggcgacACTG AGTGGGCTGtccgcgagcagctcgcgatcgccgcgcTTGACCTTGGGCGGATCAAGCTTGCCACT ACACAAATCAACGCCCTCGAGTCGCAGTTCCGTGCCTCGCCCCgcgtcgacctgctcctcgggctcaagctcgaggcggtgggcgacctcgagcgcgcgggcaaGGTGTACTCTGCGCTGTTGAAGACTGACGCGACGAACGTG tcGGCCCACCAGCGCATCATCGCGCtgagcgccacgccgaccgagacgatccagcgcctgctcgcctACCTCGACACGTTCTACGCCGACCCGGCCGCCTggtcgctcctcgccgaggcgtacGCCAACGAGGGCGCGTACGCGCAGAGCCTGGCCGCGCTGGGCCACCTGCAGCTCCTGCAGACGTGGGACTCGCAGGCGGTCGTGCGTGCCGGCGAGACGGCATACACGTTGAA AGACTACCCCCTCGCGCTCAAGTACTTCCTCCGCGCGGTCGAGATGGAGACGCCGGTCGCGGGCAAGGCGGAAGGCCACCGCTCCCGCGCATGGTGGGGCGTCAAGCTG gccgccaagcgccTCCTTGACCCCAagcacgccgacaccgaAACCTCGCTCCCAGAGTCCGAGCGGACCTCGGAAGCCCAgctgcgcaagctcgacgcgctcgcgaccgagcagctgctggcgctgggtgGGGCCAACTTGGCTGAGCGGAGAACGGTGCTGGGTGAGGCTAAGGCGAAGCGATAG